In the Primulina tabacum isolate GXHZ01 chromosome 7, ASM2559414v2, whole genome shotgun sequence genome, GAACATTTAGTTATATTTAGCGTATAAAATTGTGTATTTTGCACTATTAAATATTACAAATCAAcgtaaaaaaaaacttaatagGTTATAATTGACAAAAGAATGGCAACGTAGTTCAACTGATTCCAGATCAACAATCGCATTAATCTCATAGGGAGGACACAAGTTTAATAGCTTTGTCTTTAAATTTATCTTAAAAACATGTGAAGAAGAGCCGGGGAAACAATCATCATCGACAAAGCTGCACACATAACCCCTGGATCAGCGTTGCTGTTGGATTCAACAACGAATATGTCCTGCTTTTGCTGCTGTTCGAGCACGTCAACGTATACTGGCTACCGTTTTGTTCAGCCTACAGATGAGAAAAACTATCCGACATCAGTAAACTATCCGACATCAGTAACGATATTGAGCTAGGGGGTGAAATATAACTCAAGTTCGTACATATAAGAACGTGGATAGAAAGAAAGAGTATGTCGAATGACTTTCTGACCTGGCACGAAACAGGCTGTGTGTTGCAGCTCCACCTCGAAGTAGGAACACAGCTTAGATAATGGCACCATGAACAACGATCATTCAGATCAACTCCACGAAACAGCATCACCATGCCAACCGTGATCCTATATCAAAAATGAGTTTTCacaataaaatttcatgccataCGCCTCGTAAACTCGCTCAAGAAAGTGGAAAGAAGAACAGAATGgcataaaaacatgatttcaagATTCAAGAACTCACCCAACGATCATAAGGATCAAAGAAACCAACCAAAGTATGCATTGATAAGCCTTAAATTTAGGACTATTTGATGTTGAGGAATATCCTGGAGGAGCATATCTCTGATTTACCCATCTAAACTGGGGGCGGATCAAGAACACAAAACCAAGAAGAAATCCTGATAAAAACCCTCCAATATGAGCGAAATTGTCAACGTGTGGAAGAATCCCTACAGCCAGATTGATTGCGATAATTATCACTAGGGTCAAGAAAGCCGCGACCTAAACAAAAGGTTTTGTGAGTGGAAATTAAAACCTGAAATTCATGTCATAGAAGATAGATGCAGTATTTCATCCAAGGGGCGACACGGGGAAGATGGGTGGGTGAAATTTGTATTCTTAAGCAGTTTAGGAAAACTGATACCACAGTACAACAATACAACCTACTATTTATCTGACATGTATGAAAGTGCACATACCTTGTTTGCATATATAGACCAATTAGTGATAAGCTCCGAAAGCATTCCTCCCAATAATCCAAAAAGTGCACCAGAAGCGCCAACGGATATATTTGTCTGAATAAAGAGAGCAGACAGCAAGCTACCACCAAGTCCAGATATAAGATAAAGCAAGCCAATACGTACTGCAGTGGCAAAAAACAATGATATAAGAGTTACAAAAGCAGTTTGAAATCCATTACGAGGCCAAGATTAAAATGATCATACCAGCTGATTTTCTTAAAAATCATGTGGATGTTGTTATTATTAAACAAATAAGCAGAAAATTTACAGATGATAAATTCACGGTCAGTCGTC is a window encoding:
- the LOC142551820 gene encoding RHOMBOID-like protein 1; translation: MATPQDIQIRVHSRRGSNMIHPVSVDSPQLAATQSPNAVIYREVKHFKKCFPWLIPSFVIANTVMFFITMYVNNCPKNSISCVARFLGRFSFQPFRENPLLGPSSSALEKMGALDVGKVVHKHEGWRLITCIWLHGGVFHLLANMLSLLVIGIRLEQEFGFVRIGLLYLISGLGGSLLSALFIQTNISVGASGALFGLLGGMLSELITNWSIYANKVAAFLTLVIIIAINLAVGILPHVDNFAHIGGFLSGFLLGFVFLIRPQFRWVNQRYAPPGYSSTSNSPKFKAYQCILWLVSLILMIVGITVGMVMLFRGVDLNDRCSWCHYLSCVPTSRWSCNTQPVSCQAEQNGSQYTLTCSNSSKSRTYSLLNPTATLIQGLCVQLCR